The genomic stretch ATCACCACGTCGCGGTTGGTGGCGTCGAGCGAGGCGGTCGGTTCGTCGAGCAGCAGGATGGGGTGCTCGGTGATGAAGCCGCGCGCGATGTTGACGCGCTGCTGTTCGCCGCCGGAGAAAGTCGCCGGCGGCAGCGCCCAGAGTTTCTCCGGCAGGTTCAACTGTGCCAGCAGGGCGCGTGCCTTGCCGCGTGCAACCTCGCGCTCCTCGCCGCGTTCGATCAGCGGTTCGGCGACGACGTCGAGCGCCGAAACGCGCGGCACGGTGCGCAGGAACTGGCTGACATAGCCGATCGTTTGCCGGCGAACGGCGAGCACGGTGCGCGGGCTGGCAAGGGCGAGATCGATCAGTCCATCCTCGTGCCTGACGATGATCTGGCCTTCGTCGACGGCGTAGTTGCCGTAGAGCATCTTCAGGATCGAGCTCTTGCCGGCACCGGACGGGCCGCCGAGCACGGTGCATTCGCCGGCCTTGATCGAGAACGAGACACCGGCGACGACCGGCAGCTTGATGCCGTCGCGCAGATGCATGGTGAAGCTCTTGGCGACGTCGGAAACAACGAGGGGCGTCGGCATGATCAGACCTGCAGAATCGAGGAAACGAGAAGCTGCGTATAGGGCGCGCGCGGGTCGTCGAGCACGCGGTCGGTGAGGCCGCTTTCGACGACGCGGCCGTCCTTCATCACCATCATGCGCTGTGACAAAAGCCGCGCCACGGCGAGATCGTGCGTGACGACAATGGCCGCGAGGCCGAGATCGGTGACCAGCCCGCGCAACAGGTCGAGCAGGCGCGCCTGCACCGAGACGTCGAGGCCGCCGGTGGGCTCATCCATGAACACCAGCCGTGGACCGGTGACGAGGTTGCGGGCGATCTGCAGGCGCTGGCGCATGCCGCCGGAAAAGGCACGCGGCTCGTCGTCGATGCGGTCCTGCTCGATCTCGACGCGCGACAGCCAGTCGACGGCCGTGGCGCGGATCCTGCCGTAGTGCCGGTCGCCGACCGCCATCAGCCGCTCGCCGACATTGGCGCCGGCCGACACCGTCATGCGCAGGCCGTCGGCCGGGTTCTGGTGGACGAAGCCCCAGTCGGTGCGCATCAGGAAGCGGCGCTCGGCCTCGCTCATGCGGTAGAGCTCGCGGAACTGGCCGTCGCGCATGCGATAGCTGGCGGTGCCGGAAGACGGCAGGAGACGCGTCGACAGGCAGTTGAGCAGCGTCGTCTTGCCGGAACCGGATTCGCCAACGACTGCCAGGACTTCGCCCGGCCACAGGTCGAAGGAGACGTTGTCGCAGCCGACGCGCGAGCCGTAGAATTTGGAAAGCGCCGAGACGCGCAGCAACGGTTCGTCGGTCATTGTGCCGGCTCCATTTTTTCCGAGGCAGGATGGGTCTCGGGGGCAAGGTGGCCGCGATGGCCATCCGCCCGCCGCTTCTCGCAGTGATCGGTGTCGGAGCAGACGAACATGTGGCCGCCATGATCGTCGAGGATGACCTCGTCGAGATAGACATTCTCGGCCGCGCACAGCGCGCAGGGCTGGTCGAAGGTCTGGACCTCGAACGGATGGTCTTCGAAGTCGAGGCTGACGACATCGGTGAAGGGCGGCACCGCGTAGATGCGCTTTTCGCGACCGGCGCCGAACAGCTGCAGCGCGGGCGAGCGGTGCATCTTGGGATTGTCGAATTTCGGCGTCGGCGAGGGGTCCATCACATAGCGGCCCTCGACCTTGACCGGATAGGCATAGGTGGTGGCGATGCGGCCGTGCTTGGCGATATCCTCGTAGAGCTTGACATGCATGAGACCGTACTCTTCCAGCGCATGCATCTTGCGCGTCTCGGTCTCGCGCGGTTCGAGGAAGCGCAGCGGCTCGGGGATCGGCACCTGGTAGACCAGCACCTGGCCCGCGGTCAGCGGATGCTCGGGGATGCGGTGGCGGGTTTGGATGATGGTGGCGCTGGCGGTGTCGGTGGTGACAGCGACGTTGGCGACCTTCTTGAAGAAGGCGCGGATGGAGACCGCGTTGGTGGTGTCGTCGGCGCCCTGGTCGATGACCTTCAGCACATCGTCGGGGCCGATGATCGAGGCGGTGACCTGGACGCCGCCAGTGCCCCAGCCATAAGGCATCGGCATTTCGCGCGAGGCGAACGGCACCTGATAGCCGGGGATGGCGATGCCCTTGAGGATCGCCCGGCGGATCATCCGCTTGGTCTGTTCGTCGAGATAAGCAAAGTTGTAGGTGGCGATGTCGGTCATGATGCGACCTCAAATCCCTTGGCGTAGCGCGTCAGCCGCTCTTCGAGCGTGCCGGTGTGCAGTTCGAACATGTGGTTGTCGTCGTCGTAGAAATAGATCGAACGGCCTTCACCCTCGACGCGCGGACGCGGCGGGCGCATGTCGAGGCCTAGCCTGCCGACGCGCTCGGCATAGCGGTCGAAATCGGCGTCATCGATTTTGAAGGCGATGTGGTTGTAGCTGCGCTCCGGCAGTGCCTCGCCTTGCATGATGGCGATCCAGAGGTCACCGATCAGGAAGAATTTTTCGCGTGACAGCGAGAACTGCTCGGCGTCGCTGGCATAGACCTCGCGCGCGTCGAAAATTTCGGTCAGGATGGCGGTCATCCGGTCGAGGTCGCGGACGATGAAGGTCAGGTGGGACAGGCCTTCGATCATTCCGCTGCCTCCCGCTTCTCGTCGATCTTGGCGGGGTTTTCGCGTGCCTCGTATTCGGCGCGCATGCGCCGCACCAGGTCGAGTTCGGCCTGGAAGTCCACATAGTGCGGCAGTTTCAGATGCTCGACGAAGCCGGTCGCCTGGACGTTGTCGGAATGCGAGATGACGAATTCCTCGTCCTGGGCGGCGGCGACAATGTCCTCGCCGAGCTCGGAGGCGCGCAGGGCGCGGTCGCAAAGCGCCATGGCCATCGCCTTGCGCTCGCTCTGGCCGAAGACGAGGCCGTAGCCGCGGGTGAATTGCGGCGGCGCCTTGGCCGAGCCCTTGAACTGGTTGACCATCTGGCATTCGGTGACCCGCACCGTGCCGAGGGGGGCTGCAAAGGGCAGTTCGGGGACGTCGAGTTCCAGCTCGACCTCGCCGATGCGGATCTCGCCGACAAAGGGATGGTTGCGGGCATAGCCGCGCTGGGTGGAATAGCCGAGTGCCAGCAGGAAACCCTCATCGCCGCGCGACAGCGCCTGCAGGCGGATGTCGCGCGCCATCGGGAACTCCAGCGGCTCGCGGGTGATGTCGCCGGGAACATGATCCCCCGGCATCTCGCCGTCCGGTTCGATCAGCCCTTCGCGAGCGAGGATCGCCGAAACGCGTGGCATGGCCTGCGCTTCCGTCTCGCGCCGCAAGGGCTCGGCGACATCGGCGCCGGCGGCAAGCTCGGGGTCGAGAAGCCGGTGCGTGTAGTCGAAGGTCGGCCCAAGCAACTGGCCGCCGGGCAGATCCTTGTAGGTCGCCGAGACGCGCCGTTCGACCAGCATGGCGCCGGTGTCGATCGGCTTGGTGTAGCCGAAGCGCGGCAGCGTGGTGCGATAGGCGCGCACCAGGAAGATCGCCTCGATCATGTCGCCGCACGCCTGGACGATGGCGAGTGCTGCGAGTTCACGGTCATAGAGCGAGCCTTCGCTCATCACCCGGTCGACCCCGAGCGCCAGCTGCTCGACGATCTGGTCGAGGCGCAGTGCCGGCACCGAACGGTCGCCGCGCCGGCGGTCGGCAAGCAGGCTGTGGGCGTTGGCGATTGCGGCTTCGCCGCCTTTTACCGCGACATACATCTTACGCCCCCATCGTCTTGATGCGCGTGGTGCGCGGCAGGCAAGCTATGCCTTCCGGCGTAGCGAGGATGATGTCGACGCCGCGTGGAAAGCGCTGGATGTTCTGCTTCCACTGCTCGATGAAGTGACGCGGCATCTGCGCCGGCGCGATCGTGGCGCTGGTTTCGATGCCGGGGCCTTCGAGCAGCAGGGGAACGCCTGAAGTGAAATCGCTGACCTGCAGGATCAGGGTGGTCGAGCGGTCGGGATAATCCTGCGTTCCCTGAGAAAAGCCGTCGAGCGCCATCATCTCGGCAGGCGTGGCGACGAAGGCGAAATGCGCGTCGGCAGGCGTGTTGGCGAGCGGCGCGCCGGTGTGGAAGCCAAGCCATGAGCCGATCGCGGCGGAGGTGTGCAAGGCGGGGTCGAGCCAGAGCGGCGTGTCGTTGTCGCACAGCGCCAATGCCACGGCGCCAGCAGTTCCCGAGAGCGGCGCGGGTGGGCGGGCCAAGGCCGGCAAAGGCTGCACGCTGCCCGGCCTTGCCATCGCATCCATGACCGCGCGGAAGACTGTCTGGGCGTTGAACACCGGGTCGGCGAAGCCGCCCTCGATCGATTGCGCTGCGATATCCATCAGTCTTCTCCGCGAACCATGGTGAAGAAATCCACCTTCGTTGCCGCCGTCTCGGCGCGACGTTTTTCCTGGGCAGTGGCGAGCGCCGACCTCAAAGGCGCGATCAGCCTGGTCTCGACCTCGGCGCGTCGGGCAGGGTCCTGCCACAGCGCGTCGGCTATCGCCGCCAGCTTCGCCTTCTGCTTGTCGCGGCCAAGCGCGTAGCAATGGCCGACCTGTCCCGACGGCAACCGGACGGTAGCGCGGGTGACGGTCGCCTCACCGACATTGAACGGCGCGCCGCCGCCGCCGATGCGGCCGCGCAACGTCACCAGCCCGGTCTCGGGGCCGCGCAGCAGCTCGGCCTGCGAGGGCAGGCCGGCCTCGTTCCAGAGCCGGACGATGTCGTCGCCGCTCGCTTGCGCCAGCGTCGCCATGGCGGCCTTGCGTTCGGCCTGGTCGCGGGCTTCCTGTCCTCGCATCGGTAGCATTCCTCTTTGCTAAATTTGTCTATTGATATAGACAACTATACAAATTATACATACTACGTAGCGCGAGTCCATGACGGGTGGATGACAGGGGCCAGATGGACGGGGGCAATTCATGATCGGGCGACAGGAAGCCGACAGCATCGAGCGGCGCAGCGGCGTTTCGCTGTGGCGGCAGATTGCCGACAGGATCCTGCAGGCAATCGCCATCGGGGATTTGGCCGAGAATGCCGCGCTGCCGCCGGAGGTGGCACTGGCCGAGCGCTATGGCGTCAACCGTCACACGGTGCGCAGCGCCATATCGGCGCTTGTGCAGGAAGGGGTGCTGCGGGCCGAGCAGGGACGCGGCACCTTCGTCCTGTCGCGCAAGCGGCTGTCCTATCCGATCGGCGCGCGCACGCGCTTTTCAACGGGCCTGCAGGGACAGACCTCGGAACGCCACATCGTGCTGCTCGCCTCATCGGTCGAGCCGGCCAGCCAGCGCGTCGCCGAGGGACTTGGGCTGGTCAGGGGCGCCGAGGTGATCCGGCTGGAGACACGCGGTGAGGCCGATGGACGGCCTGTGTCACGCGCTGCCGGCTGGTTCGATGCCAGGCGCTTTTCCGGCATCGACAAGGCGATGGCGGAGACCGGCTCGATCACTGCGTCGCTGGCCCGCTTCGGCATAGACGACTATCTCAGGCAATCGACCGTGCTGTCGGCGCGCCATGCCGATGCGGCCGATCTCGTCGACCTCGACCTGCAGCCGGGCGCCATCGTGCTGGTCACGGTGGCCGTCAACACCACGCCCGACGGCCAACCGATCCAGTTTTCGGAGTCGCGCTTTCCGGCGGAACGGGTGGAGCTGAAACTGTCGGCGCTGTGAGCCGGCTTCTGCCGACTATCCGATCTCGATCACGGCCTTGATCAGGCCGGATTTCTCGTGCGCCCAGCGCGCGAGATCGCTGGGCGTGCCGGCAAGCGTGGTGCGGTGGGTGACGAGCTTGGCCAAGGGCACGGCGCCGTTGCGGATCGAGGTTGCGACATGGTCGAAATCGGCACGCAGTGCATTGCGGCTGCCGACCAGCGTCATTTCGCGCTTGTGGAATTCAGGGTCGGAGAAGACGATGTCGTCCTTGACGACGCTGACCAGCACCAGTGTGCCGCCATGCGCGACATGGGCGAAGGCCGACTGCACCGACCGGGTGTTGCCGGTGGCATCGAAGACCACGTCGAAGCCTTCGCCTGATGTCGCTTCCCTGACCAGGTCGGGCACCGCGCCACGTGACCCGTCGAGTGTCTGGAAGCCGAGTTCGGTTTCGGCGAAGGCGAGCCTTTCACTGCTCATGTCGAGCAGCGTTACGTCGAGCCCGGCGATGCGGGCGAAGATGGCGGTGCCGAGACCGATCGGGCCGGCGCCGATGACAAGCGCGCGGGCGCCGGGATCGGCGCGGGCGCGACGCACAGCGTGCGCGCCGATGGCCAGGAATTCGACGGCGGCGGCGTCGGCCAGCGACAGGCCATTGGCCGGATAGAGATTCTGCGCCGGGACAAGAATGCGTTCGCACATGGCGCCGTCGCGATGGACGCCCAGCACCTCGATCCTGACGCAGCAATTCGGTTTGCCGTGCCGGCAGGCGATGCATTTGCCGCAGGAGAGATAGGGGTTGATGACGACCGGTTCGCCAATGGCAAGGTCGACGCCCTCGCCCGTCTCGATCACGGTGCCGGAGACTTCATGGCCCATGATGCGGGGGTAGGCGAGGAACGGATGCTTGCCCTCGAAAATGTGGTAGTCGGTGCCGCAGATGCCGACATGGCTGACCGCGACCAGCGCCCAGCCGGCAGCGGGTGCGCCGGGCGCGGGGCGGTCTTCCAGGACGAGTTCCCCGGGCGAGCGGCAGACAACGGCTTTCATGTTTCAGTCCAGTTGGGTTTCCGACCCGTCTTCACGCCGGGCCGGAGATCGATTTCAGCAGTGGTCACTTGCCGCCGCGGCGGCGCAGACCGTCGAAATAGACGATGACGATGATCAGCACGCCGGTGATGATGCGCTGCCAGAAGGCGTTGACGTTGAGCAGGTTGGCGCCGTTGTTGATGGTGGCGAGAATGAAGGCGCCGAGCAGCGGGCCATGCACCGAGCCGACCGCGCCGAACAGCGAAGTACCGCCGATGACCGAGGACGCGATCGCCTGCAGTTCCCAGCCCTCGGCCTGTGTCGGGTTGCCGATGCCGATGCGCGAGGCCAGGAGCACGCCGACAAAGGCCGCGCACAGGCCCGACAGCGTGTAGGCCATGTAGATGGTGCGCTGGACATTGACGCCGGACAGGCGCGAGGCCTCGGCATTTGAGCCGACCGAGAAGAGGTAGCGGCCCCAGCGGCTGTGATGCAGGAAAATATAAGCCGGAATGCCGACCAGGATCACCATCCAGAACAGATTGGGCACGCCGAGGAAGGAGTTGCGGGAGAACTCCTGGAAGGCATCATTGTTGATGGAGATCGAGTTGCCGTTGGTCATCAGAAGGCCGATGCCGCGCAAGGACGTCAGTGTCGCCAGAGTGATGATGAAGGGCGGCAGGCCCATCTTGACGATGCCGAAGCCGTGGAACAGGCCGATCGCAACGCCGACCAGAAGCGTGATCAGGATGGCGAGGAAGACGGGTATGCCGGCATTGATCAGCATCGCGGCAATGACGGTGGCGAAGCCGACCACCGCACCGACGGACAGATCGATGCCGCCGGTGATGATGACGAAGGTCTGGCCGACCGCCAGGATGGCGATCATCGAACCCTGACGCAGAAGGTTCGAGATGTTGTTGGCCGAGGCGAAGCTCGATGTCGACAGCGACAAGATCACCCAGAGCAGCACCAGCAGCGCCAGCAGTGTCAGCCCGAACAGGGCGTTGTAATTGCGCTTGGGTTTTTCGGCAGGAATCGCCTCGGTGCTCATATCTTTCCTCCCAGCTTTTCTTGTTTCTCGGCGAGCGCCTGTGTGAGAATTTCCTCGTGATCGGCGGTGCGGAATCCGTGTGTCGCCACCAGCTTGCCGCGGCGGAACACGTGCAGCGTATCGGCCAGCTCATAGACTTCCGGCAGGTAGGACGAGATCAGGATGATGCCGGCGCCCTTCGACAGGAGCGCGCCGAACAGGCGGTAGATCTCGGCCTTGGTGCCGACATCGACGCCGACGGTCGGCTCGTCGAAGATGAACAGCTTGGCGCCATGCGCCAGCCATTTGCCGATGACGATCTTCTGCTGGTTGCCGCCCGACAGGCTGGAGGCCAGCGCATGGCGTGTCGGCGTCTTGATGCGCAGATCGGCAATCTGGCGGTCGGCCTGGGTCTTCTCCTGCGCGCCGGAGATCAACATGTTCTTGGAGATGCGCTTGTAGATCGGCAGGTTGAGATTGAGGCCGACCGGCAGGTTGAGGCAGAGACCCTGGTCGCGGCGGCTTTCCGGCGCCAGCGCCATGCCGAGCTTGATCGCGTCATGCTCCGAATTGACCTGAACCGGCTTGCCTTCCCACAGGATCTGGCCGGCCGACTTGCGGTGGCGCCCGTAGAGCGTGGTGACGAATTCGCTGCGCCCGGCGCCGATCAGCCCGTAGAGCCCGACAATCTCGCCGGCGCGGACTGTCATCGAGACATTTTCGAAGCCCTTGCCCGACAGGTTCCTGGCCTCGACGATTGTAGCGCCCGGGGTGAAATGCTCCTTGTGATAGACCTGCTCGATCGAGCGGTTGATCATCAGCTTGACCAGTTCGGCATCGTTGGTCTCGGCGATGTTTCTGGTGCCGACCAGCGTGCCGTCGCGCAGCACGGAGACGCGATCGGCCAGCTCGAAGACTTCTTCCATGCGGTGGCTGATGTAGATGATCGTCACGCCCTCCGCCTTCAGCCGGCGGATCAGAGTGAAGAGCTGGTCGGCCTCCTTGCGGGTCAGGTAGGCGGTCGGCTCATCGAAGATCAGGAATTTGGTGCCGCGCACGGTGGCGCGGGCGGCGGCGATCAGCTGCTGCTGGCCGATGGTGAGGTCGCCGAGCACGACATGCGCCGGCAGATCGAAGCCGAGATCGTCGATGATCTTCTGCGCTTCCTTGACCATGGCGCGCTGCTGCAGGATGCCGAAGCGCGAATTCTCCTCGCCAAGGAACATGTTGGCGGCAACCGTCAAATGACGGCAGAGCACGACTTCCTGGTGCACCGCGTTGATGCCGAGCGCCATCGCTTCATGCGGGGTCGCCAGCGGCGCGGGCTTGCCTTCCCAGATGACATCGCCTGATGTGCGCGGCATGACGCCGGTCAGAAGCTTGATCAGGGTGGATTTGCCGGCACCGTTCTCGCCGACAATGGCGTGGATTTCGCCCGACTTGAAGGCCAGCGTCACCGGCTTCAGTGCATGGGTGCCGGGATATTTCTTCTCGAGGCCGCGCAGTTCGAGGATCGTTCTGCCGGGCTCCAGCACGGGGGCGGGGTGCAGGTCCTGCGCCGTCGATGTCATGACAATCCTCCCTGACTGGCCTTACGATCTGGCACGCGGCAGGCTTTTAAGTGCCTGCCGGAGCAACCTAGCTCAGGCTGGCGGATTTCCAAGCGATATCGCTGTCGTTTCCGGGGCACGAGGCCCCGGAAACTGTGCCTCTCTACCGTTGCTTAGTTGAGCTTCGGATTGAGCAGTGCGTCGATCTTGGGATCCTTCATATTGGCCTTGGTGACGAGGTTGGCGCCGGTGTCGACATTGGCCTCGACCTTCTCGCCCTTGGAGGCGGCGAGCGCGGTCTTGATGCCGTCATAGCCCATCCGGTAGGGATCCTGGACGACGAGGCCGGAAATGACGCCGTCATTCAGGAACTTGATCAGCTTCTCGTCGCTGTCGAAGCCGATCAGGCCGACCTTGCCGGCAAGCTTGTTCTCGGCGATTGCCTGGCCGACGCCCTGCGCCATGATCAGGTTGGAGGCGAAGATGCCCTTCAGGTCCGGATTGGCGGTGATCAGGTCGGTGGCGATGTTGAGGCCGGTGGTGGCCTGGCCGTCGGCATATTTGTCAGCGACCAGTTCGAGGCCGGGATACTTGGCCTTGAGCTGTTCCTTGAAGCCCTGGGCGCGCTGCTCGAGCGAGCCGGCGCCGGGCAGCGCGGTGATCAGGGCAACCTTGCCTTCGACCTTGCCGCCATTGGCCGCGCCGATGGCTGCTGCAAGACCGTCCGCGGCGACGCGTCCGCCCTGGACGTTGTCGGTAGTCAGGAACGAGGTGAAAGCCTTGGAGTCGGCGCCGGAGTCGATGCCGATAACCTTGACCTTGGCCGCTGCCTCGTCGATCGGCTTGCCGAGCGCCTTGGCTTCGGTCGGCGCGATGACGACGGCGGCCGGATTGCCGGCGACAGCATTCTCGAGGATGGAGATCTGGCCGTTGACGTCGGTTTCAGCCTGGGCGCCGAGTTCCGGCACGTTGACGCCGAGATCCTTGCCGGCCTTGCGGGCGCCGGCGAGCACGATCTGCCAGTAGAAGGACGTGGTGTCCTTGACGATGATCGGAATGGTCACGTCGGCCGCCGAAACCGGCGCCGAATGCATGACGCCGGCAAGCATCGATGCTGCTGCCAGGGCCATGACGGCGCGGCGGTTGAGATTGCTGGTTACGAATTTCATAGGATTCCTCCCTAAGTCGCCCGGTGAACGTTACGGAAGCTCCGTTCGGATAGGCGTGGCCCAAACAGAACTTTATCAATAAAAAACATTTACGCTGTTTTGATAGTGCATCGATCTGGACGATGCAAGCGGTGTTTCGCACCTGATCCCATGTCAGGCACAGACACATTCACGCACCGCTCCTCCCTGGATGCAGCCGAACGCTCCCGTCTCGTCAATACATGGAATATTAATTCCATGTATTAGTCAATATGGAACATTCATTCTTTCCGCGGAGTCGCGCATTTGTGAAGTCGAGCCCTCCTGTCAAGACCGGTGAACGCCGGCTTCACGCTAGGCTTTGCACCACCGTGTAGGGGCGATATTTGGCGTATTCCATCGCCGGCACGCTGGCGTCGAGCAGTTCGAGGTTGCGTGTCAGGTTTGCCAGCTTGGCGGTGCCGGTCAGCACAGTGGCAACCGTCGGCTCATGCAGGGGAAACTGAAAGGCGGCGGCAGCCAGCGGGTAACCGCCTTCGCCGGCGATCTTCTCCATGGCGTCGACGCGATCGAGAATATCGCGGCTGGCGGGCTGGTAATCGAAATGCGCGCCTTGCACCGGCCCCGTCGCCAATATGCCGGAGTTGAAGACGCCGCCGATGACCAGCGACGTCTGCTGCGCCCGGCACAGCGGCAGCAGTTCGGCCTCGGCGCTGCGGTCGAGCAAGGAATAGCGGCTGGCAAGCAGGATGCAGTCGAGCGGCGCCCGGCGCATGACGTCGAGGCAGATCTGGACTTCGTTGACGCCGAGGCCATAGGCGGAAATCGTGCCGGCCCGCTTCAGCTCCTCGAGCGCCTTGAGCCCGCCGTCCATGAACTGGCGAAGGTGCAGTTTGGTCTTCTCGACGCCATGCGTGTAGGCGCCGATGTCATGGACATACAGGATATCGATCTTGTTCAGCCCAAGCCGCGCATAGCTGAAATCGACCGAGCGCATGATGCCGTCATAGGAATAATCGTAGTCGAGCGCGAAGGGCAGCGGATCGACATAGGAGTGGTCGGGCACCTGGTCTTCCGGCACCGGACGGAACAGGCGGCCGACCTTGGTGGACAGCACGTAGGAATCGCGCGGCTTGTAGCGCAGGAAATCGCCGAAGCGTCGTTCCGACAGGCCGAAGCCGTAGAAGGGCGCGGTGTCGAAATAGCGCAAGCCCGCCTCCCAGGCGCCTTGCAGCGTTTCCATCGCCGCCTCTCGCGAACAGGCGCGATAAA from Mesorhizobium sp. 113-3-3 encodes the following:
- a CDS encoding ABC transporter substrate-binding protein, which translates into the protein MKFVTSNLNRRAVMALAAASMLAGVMHSAPVSAADVTIPIIVKDTTSFYWQIVLAGARKAGKDLGVNVPELGAQAETDVNGQISILENAVAGNPAAVVIAPTEAKALGKPIDEAAAKVKVIGIDSGADSKAFTSFLTTDNVQGGRVAADGLAAAIGAANGGKVEGKVALITALPGAGSLEQRAQGFKEQLKAKYPGLELVADKYADGQATTGLNIATDLITANPDLKGIFASNLIMAQGVGQAIAENKLAGKVGLIGFDSDEKLIKFLNDGVISGLVVQDPYRMGYDGIKTALAASKGEKVEANVDTGANLVTKANMKDPKIDALLNPKLN
- a CDS encoding aldo/keto reductase; amino-acid sequence: MEKRRIGKTALEVTEVSFGGAAIGGLYRACSREAAMETLQGAWEAGLRYFDTAPFYGFGLSERRFGDFLRYKPRDSYVLSTKVGRLFRPVPEDQVPDHSYVDPLPFALDYDYSYDGIMRSVDFSYARLGLNKIDILYVHDIGAYTHGVEKTKLHLRQFMDGGLKALEELKRAGTISAYGLGVNEVQICLDVMRRAPLDCILLASRYSLLDRSAEAELLPLCRAQQTSLVIGGVFNSGILATGPVQGAHFDYQPASRDILDRVDAMEKIAGEGGYPLAAAAFQFPLHEPTVATVLTGTAKLANLTRNLELLDASVPAMEYAKYRPYTVVQSLA